The window GCTGGCCGGCTGGCTCCGGGGCCGGCCCGTCGAGATGGTCCGCTGCGTCACGCAGCCCCTCGAGGTCCCGGCTTCGGCCGAGATCGTCATCGAAGGATACATCGATCCTCGGGAGCAGCGGCTGGAGGGTCCCTTCGGCGACCACACCGGTTACTACACGCCTCCTGAGCCCTTCCCGGTGATGCACATCACCGCCATCACCCATCGGCGGGATCCCATTTATCCCACCACCATCGTAGGGCGCCCGCCCATGGAGGATTACTGGATGGGCAAGGCCACTGAGCGGCTTTTCCTCCCTCTGGTCCGTCTCTTCCTGCCGGAGGTGGTGGATTACAACATGCCTGCAGAGGGAGTCTTCCACAACCTGGTGATCGTGAGCATCCGCAAGCGGTTCCCCGGTCACGCCCGCAAGGTGATCTTCGGCCTGTGGGGTCTGGGGTTGCTCAGCCTGGCCAAATGCATCGTGGTGGTGGATGAGTGGGTGGACGTCCATAACCTCTCCGAGGTGGCTTGGCAGGTTCTGGGGAACGTGGACTGGAAGCGGGACGTGGTGATCGTGGAAGGGCCGGTGGATCACTTGGATCACGCCGCGCCCCTGCGGGCCTACGGGGGCAAGATCGGCATCGACGCCACAGCCAAGGGTCCGGAGGAAGGGCATCCCCGAGGCTGGCCGGAGCGCATCGAGATGAGCCCGGAGATCCGGGCCCTGGTCGATCGGCGGTGGGAGGAATACGGACTTGCATGAAGCATGAAAGGGCACAAGCCTCCTCGCCCTCTGCGGAAAAGGAAGGAGAGAACCTCAGCGTGATCGCCTTGTATTCCGCAAGGAGGGAGCGCTATGAAGGTGCGATATGATCGGGAGGCGGACATCCTGGCGATCGAATGGCTCCCCGAGGGCGTGATCGACCACGCGGAGCATACGGGCTCTCTGATCGCCCATTTCACGGCCGATGGGCAGCTGGCGCTCCTGGAGATCCTGGATGCCCGCCGCTTCCTGGCCCAGGTTCTCCAGGCGGCGCTGCAAGGGGAGGGGGTGTTGACGTAGGGCCCGTCCGCGAATGAGGGCGCGTCCCGAGAGGCCGGAGATCGAATGGGTGGATTCGCGTTCGATTCGGGGACGACTCCCTATCGCGGGGGCGATCCCACGTAAAAACCCGGGGGCGCAGGACGCGCCCCCGGGTGCCATCCCTTAGCCTTCTACGACCAGGGCGGGCGGCGGGGTCAGCTCCTCGATCCCCTTCGCCCGGAAGGTCAGCTGGTCCCCTTCCACATCGATCACCACCGTGTCGCCGGGGCCGAAGCGGCCGGCCAGCATTCCTTCCGAGAGGGCGTCCTCCACCAGGTTCTGGATCACCCGGCGCAACGGCCGCGCCCCATATTCGGGGTCGTAGCCCTTGTCGGCCAGGAAGGCCTTGGCGGCCGGCGTGGCCTCGATGCTCAGGCGATGCTCCTTCAGGCGGGCCGCCACCTTGCCCAGCTCCAGGTCCACGATCTTCAGGATGTCCTCCCGGCTCAGCGGCCGGAAGACCACCACCTGGTCCACCCGGTTGAGGAACTCCGGCCGGAAGACCTTGCGCAGCTCATTGAGGAGCTTCTCCCGCATCTCGCGGTAGCGCCGCTCCAGATCGACCTCCTCCTGCTTCTGGGTGGGGAAGCCCAGGTGGGCCTTGCGGATGGTCTCGGCGCCGATGTTGGAGGTCATGATGATGATCGTGTTGCGGAAGTCCACCTTGCGGCCCCGGGCATCCGTCAGCCGGCCCTCCTCCATGATCTGGAGGAGCATGTTGAACACGTCCGGATGGGCCTTCTCGATCTCGTCGAAAACCACG is drawn from Thermoflexus hugenholtzii and contains these coding sequences:
- a CDS encoding DUF2283 domain-containing protein, with the protein product MKVRYDREADILAIEWLPEGVIDHAEHTGSLIAHFTADGQLALLEILDARRFLAQVLQAALQGEGVLT
- a CDS encoding menaquinone biosynthesis decarboxylase — translated: MAYRDLRDFLRRLEEAGELVRIRAPVSAELEITEIADRVMKGPAARNKALWFENVDGKGIPVVINLFGTPRRMAWALGVEDLEDLRRRLEALLRPELPQGVGEALERLGQVLGALRSIGLGPRRVSRAPCQEVVETEQPSLDRLPILKCWPKDGGRYITLGQVITRDPRTGKRNVGLYRLQVHDERTLGVHWQIHKGGAEHERAAREVGAERIPIAVALGGDPACIWAASAPLPPDIDEYLLAGWLRGRPVEMVRCVTQPLEVPASAEIVIEGYIDPREQRLEGPFGDHTGYYTPPEPFPVMHITAITHRRDPIYPTTIVGRPPMEDYWMGKATERLFLPLVRLFLPEVVDYNMPAEGVFHNLVIVSIRKRFPGHARKVIFGLWGLGLLSLAKCIVVVDEWVDVHNLSEVAWQVLGNVDWKRDVVIVEGPVDHLDHAAPLRAYGGKIGIDATAKGPEEGHPRGWPERIEMSPEIRALVDRRWEEYGLA